A region of Apus apus isolate bApuApu2 chromosome 14, bApuApu2.pri.cur, whole genome shotgun sequence DNA encodes the following proteins:
- the IGSF6 gene encoding immunoglobulin superfamily member 6 isoform X1, with protein sequence MASFNKVKHMLMLAFEWILYSAGVTNTCQVTVTQPRFQEANYSTHTVKIPCTYSATGCSSSQPQVLWFRFLTNKHEDLCTPECTNHQKYKVHLSKNIFLEINNLTVDDNAVYICGIAFSDSSSPHSKQTGNGTVLTKTAQKQHSNGNLTFMIIASTLLFLYSTTAFTGFVLYKLKPNLLKRSGNEDRRTENCKINSGRKIFQAIAQELQKQRYAERYGQPVSSEKKSANAFAGFFHKKR encoded by the exons ATGGCATCTTTCAACAAAGTAAAACACATGCTAATGCTGGCATTTGAGTGGATTCTGTACAGTGCTG GTGTTACAAATACCTGCCAAGTCACTGTAACACAACCCAGGTTTCAGGAAGCCAATTACTCCACACACACTGTGAAGATACCATGTACTTATTCTGCCACTGGATGCTCCTCGTCTCAACCTCAAGTCCTATGGTTTCGCTTTTTAACTAACAAACATGAGGATTTGTGTACTCCTGAATGCACAAATCATCAGAAGTACAAAGTACATTTatcaaaaaacattttccttgagATCAATAATCTGACTGTGGATGACAATGCTGTTTACATCTGTGGAATAGCATTTTCAGATTCAAGTTCACCCCATTCTAAACAAACTGGAAATGGAACAGTACTAACAAAAACAG cacagaagcagcacagcaatggAAACCTCACCTTCATGATCATCGCCTCGACCCTATTGTTTCTATACAGCACTACTGCATTCACAGGCTTTGTGCTCTACAAG TTAAAACCAAACTTGCTAAAGAGAAGTGGGAATGAAGACCGAAGAACAGAGAACTGT AAAATCAACAGTGGCCGAAAAATTTTTCAAGCAATTGCCCAGGAACTCCAGAAGCAGAGGTATGCTGAACGCTATGGACAGCCT
- the IGSF6 gene encoding immunoglobulin superfamily member 6 isoform X2 codes for MASFNKVKHMLMLAFEWILYSAGVTNTCQVTVTQPRFQEANYSTHTVKIPCTYSATGCSSSQPQVLWFRFLTNKHEDLCTPECTNHQKYKVHLSKNIFLEINNLTVDDNAVYICGIAFSDSSSPHSKQTGNGTVLTKTAQKQHSNGNLTFMIIASTLLFLYSTTAFTGFVLYKLKPNLLKRSGNEDRRTENCKINSGRKIFQAIAQELQKQRYAERYGQPDDVEDDTVYQNR; via the exons ATGGCATCTTTCAACAAAGTAAAACACATGCTAATGCTGGCATTTGAGTGGATTCTGTACAGTGCTG GTGTTACAAATACCTGCCAAGTCACTGTAACACAACCCAGGTTTCAGGAAGCCAATTACTCCACACACACTGTGAAGATACCATGTACTTATTCTGCCACTGGATGCTCCTCGTCTCAACCTCAAGTCCTATGGTTTCGCTTTTTAACTAACAAACATGAGGATTTGTGTACTCCTGAATGCACAAATCATCAGAAGTACAAAGTACATTTatcaaaaaacattttccttgagATCAATAATCTGACTGTGGATGACAATGCTGTTTACATCTGTGGAATAGCATTTTCAGATTCAAGTTCACCCCATTCTAAACAAACTGGAAATGGAACAGTACTAACAAAAACAG cacagaagcagcacagcaatggAAACCTCACCTTCATGATCATCGCCTCGACCCTATTGTTTCTATACAGCACTACTGCATTCACAGGCTTTGTGCTCTACAAG TTAAAACCAAACTTGCTAAAGAGAAGTGGGAATGAAGACCGAAGAACAGAGAACTGT AAAATCAACAGTGGCCGAAAAATTTTTCAAGCAATTGCCCAGGAACTCCAGAAGCAGAGGTATGCTGAACGCTATGGACAGCCT GATGATGTGGAAGATGACACTGTTTATCAGAACAGATGA